The following proteins are encoded in a genomic region of Opitutaceae bacterium:
- a CDS encoding DegT/DnrJ/EryC1/StrS family aminotransferase has translation MKVPLQDLSRSARELEGELTLACRRVIQSGWFVLGQEVTQFEQEFAAWLGSEHVVSVANGTDALELALRAVGVGPGDAVLQAANAGMYGTVATLAVGARPVYVDVDLATLSPSPADLEAAATRQAKAVVLTHLHGSAADVRAVAQWCRSRGLALIEDCAESHGARVGGRSTGTFGAIGCFSFYPTKNLGALGDGGACCTGDPGLALRLKHLRQYGWERRYHATVPGGRNSRLDELQAAILRVRLPHVHRWNARRRAIAERYCRALAGRPVGTPRTGGDDYVGHLFVIQVNERDALRERLGAEGVATDIHFPVPDYRQPAVIAALGTQSPLPRTEYACSRILTLPCFPELTESEVDHVVSVLQASVSP, from the coding sequence ATGAAAGTTCCCCTTCAGGATCTCTCGCGCAGCGCGCGCGAACTCGAGGGAGAGCTGACCTTGGCCTGCAGGCGGGTGATCCAATCCGGCTGGTTTGTCCTCGGACAGGAAGTGACCCAATTCGAGCAGGAGTTTGCAGCCTGGCTCGGCAGCGAGCACGTCGTCTCGGTCGCCAATGGCACGGACGCCCTCGAGCTCGCCCTTCGCGCCGTGGGCGTTGGCCCAGGCGACGCGGTGCTTCAGGCTGCAAATGCCGGGATGTACGGCACCGTTGCGACGCTGGCTGTCGGGGCGCGGCCTGTGTACGTTGATGTCGATCTTGCAACGCTTTCGCCCTCGCCCGCAGATCTCGAAGCGGCCGCCACCCGGCAAGCCAAAGCGGTTGTTCTCACTCACCTGCATGGTTCGGCTGCCGACGTGCGCGCAGTCGCCCAATGGTGCCGGTCGCGCGGTCTCGCACTGATCGAGGACTGCGCCGAGAGCCACGGAGCTCGGGTTGGCGGGAGAAGCACCGGAACTTTCGGCGCCATCGGCTGCTTCAGTTTTTATCCCACCAAGAACCTGGGGGCACTCGGCGATGGTGGCGCCTGTTGCACTGGGGATCCAGGTCTTGCCCTGCGCCTGAAACACCTACGGCAATATGGTTGGGAGAGACGTTACCACGCCACCGTGCCGGGCGGACGCAATTCCCGCCTGGATGAGCTGCAGGCGGCCATCCTGCGAGTTCGCCTTCCCCATGTGCACCGTTGGAATGCGAGGAGACGCGCCATTGCCGAACGATACTGCCGGGCTCTCGCAGGCCGCCCCGTCGGTACCCCGCGAACGGGAGGAGACGACTACGTGGGCCACCTATTCGTCATTCAGGTGAACGAACGCGATGCGTTGCGTGAGCGCCTGGGCGCGGAGGGAGTTGCCACCGATATCCATTTTCCGGTCCCAGATTACCGACAGCCCGCCGTGATCGCTGCTCTCGGCACGCAATCGCCTCTCCCTCGGACTGAATACGCCTGCAGCCGAATCCTCACCCTTCCCTGCTTCCCGGAGCTGACTGAATCCGAGGTGGACCACGTTGTCAGCGTTCTCCAAGCTAGCGTTTCCCCATGA
- a CDS encoding SDR family oxidoreductase, whose product MKIVISGTSSGIGQALARHLLSAGHLVWGIARSRQGPPSEVPQAAFYSSRADVASWTAVKAVADEVAAIWGNVDAVIACAGLQGEVGPTMDTDPERWAATVRANLDGTYHLIRAFFPLLKPTAARGKVVCFSGGGATKARANFSAYGVAKTGVVRLVETLAEEWKGMPYDVNAIAPGAISTRLTEEVLALGPDKVGATEYQSAVKQKQTGGASLEKAIGLVDYLLSPQSDGVTGRLIAAPWDPWERLHEHGAALAASDVYTLRRIVPEDRGQKWSE is encoded by the coding sequence ATGAAGATCGTCATCTCGGGTACAAGCTCTGGTATAGGCCAGGCGCTTGCCCGGCACCTGCTTTCAGCCGGACACCTCGTCTGGGGAATTGCGCGAAGCCGCCAGGGTCCGCCGTCGGAGGTGCCGCAAGCCGCTTTTTACTCGAGTCGGGCGGATGTCGCTTCTTGGACTGCGGTGAAAGCCGTTGCGGACGAAGTTGCCGCCATTTGGGGCAATGTCGATGCCGTGATTGCCTGCGCGGGATTGCAGGGGGAGGTGGGGCCGACCATGGACACGGACCCGGAGCGGTGGGCCGCGACAGTCCGCGCCAATCTGGATGGTACGTATCACCTGATCCGCGCGTTCTTTCCCCTCCTCAAACCAACTGCCGCGCGCGGGAAAGTGGTGTGTTTTTCCGGCGGCGGTGCGACAAAAGCTCGCGCCAACTTCAGCGCCTACGGAGTAGCCAAGACGGGCGTGGTACGCCTGGTCGAGACGCTTGCGGAGGAATGGAAAGGGATGCCTTACGACGTGAACGCCATTGCGCCCGGAGCCATCAGCACCAGGTTGACCGAGGAAGTGTTGGCCCTGGGTCCAGACAAGGTCGGTGCCACAGAATACCAGTCGGCGGTCAAACAGAAGCAGACCGGCGGCGCGTCTCTTGAAAAGGCGATTGGCCTCGTCGATTATCTGCTATCACCGCAAAGCGATGGGGTCACCGGACGGCTCATCGCCGCGCCATGGGATCCCTGGGAGAGGCTGCACGAACACGGAGCCGCGCTCGCCGCTTCCGACGTGTACACGCTTCGCAGGATCGTGCCCGAGGACCGCGGACAAAAGTGGAGCGAGTGA
- a CDS encoding protein phosphatase 2C domain-containing protein, with amino-acid sequence MSTLVPRADYQVSWSGLTHVGRVRSNNEDAFLALTFDGRQVSYLGKEGTASTASGDFVFAVSDGMGGARSGEFASKIAVDKITRHMPTAFRMAARGMASGFGDILQEIITSIHNDLSQLGRSYEECAGMGATLSLLWITPEWGYFAHVGDSRIYHVSRSGALRQVTHDHSYVGWLRRQGKMNEREQRMHPRRNVLQQALGGGHQFVEPHIGAVGYQGGDRFLLCSDGLVDGLWDHAIADIAHPDQPVIGSAGRLVTAAVENSGKDNTTALLVELGKPQASQ; translated from the coding sequence ATGTCCACGCTCGTTCCTCGCGCCGATTACCAGGTCTCATGGTCAGGATTGACCCATGTCGGCCGGGTCCGCTCCAACAATGAGGATGCCTTCCTGGCCCTGACCTTCGATGGTCGACAGGTGTCCTATCTTGGAAAAGAAGGGACAGCTTCGACGGCCAGCGGCGACTTTGTGTTTGCCGTCAGTGATGGCATGGGCGGCGCGCGCTCCGGCGAGTTTGCCAGCAAGATCGCGGTCGACAAGATCACACGCCACATGCCCACGGCGTTCCGAATGGCGGCGCGGGGCATGGCCAGCGGCTTCGGCGACATCCTGCAGGAGATCATCACAAGCATTCATAATGACCTGAGCCAGCTCGGGCGCAGCTATGAGGAGTGCGCCGGCATGGGAGCCACCCTCAGCCTGCTTTGGATCACGCCCGAATGGGGCTACTTCGCCCACGTGGGCGATAGCCGCATCTACCATGTCTCCCGTTCCGGCGCCCTCCGGCAGGTCACCCACGATCACAGCTACGTCGGCTGGCTGCGCCGACAGGGCAAGATGAACGAGCGTGAACAACGCATGCATCCCCGCAGGAACGTGCTTCAGCAGGCTCTCGGGGGCGGCCATCAGTTCGTTGAACCGCACATTGGCGCCGTGGGGTACCAGGGCGGCGATCGTTTCCTCCTGTGCAGCGATGGGCTCGTCGACGGACTCTGGGATCACGCCATCGCAGACATTGCCCACCCAGACCAGCCCGTGATAGGCAGCGCTGGTCGCCTCGTTACTGCAGCTGTTGAGAATTCCGGCAAGGACAACACCACCGCTCTGCTCGTGGAACTCGGAAAGCCCCAAGCCTCCCAATGA
- a CDS encoding serine/threonine protein phosphatase has translation MKDTARSQVRIGYDGRVHKVFRGHQARERFENEVRVLKYLESKGCTTVPRIIEIDEENLKLVTTNCGKIVQHMSDERVKEIFTDLEKRYGVRHEDAFLRNITYRTSDGELCIIDFEFATILDPAYPPGPTNV, from the coding sequence ATGAAGGACACCGCCCGCTCCCAGGTGCGCATCGGCTACGACGGCCGCGTGCACAAGGTGTTTCGCGGGCATCAGGCGCGGGAGCGGTTTGAGAACGAGGTACGCGTCCTCAAATACCTGGAGTCCAAGGGTTGCACCACAGTCCCGCGAATCATTGAGATCGATGAGGAGAACCTCAAGCTGGTGACCACCAACTGCGGGAAGATCGTCCAGCACATGAGCGATGAGCGGGTGAAGGAGATCTTCACGGATCTCGAGAAGCGGTATGGCGTGCGTCACGAGGATGCGTTTCTCCGCAACATCACGTACCGTACGAGTGACGGGGAGCTCTGCATCATTGACTTCGAATTTGCGACGATACTCGACCCCGCCTATCCGCCCGGGCCGACGAATGTCTAA
- a CDS encoding glutamine synthetase beta-grasp domain-containing protein: MAKYKLEYVWLDGYTPVPNLRSKTQIKEFAEFPKLEQLPNWGFDGSSTRQAEGRSSDCVLKPVAVYPDAARKNGVLVMCEVMMPDGKTPHPSNSRATILDDPDTWFGFEQEYFLYQDGRPLGFPKGGYPAPQGPYYTGVGYANVGNVARKIVEEHLELCLAAGINHEGINAEVASGQWEFQIFGKGSKKAADDVWMARYLLVRLCETYCIDVVFHCKPIRGAYDAPLDWNGSGMHSNFSTKFMREVGGKEYFEKLMAAFSKHCAEHIAVYGPDNHLRLTGLHETQSIDKFSYGVADRGASVRVPHSFVNNGYKGYLEDRRPNSAADPYQVASRILKTIASVA, encoded by the coding sequence ATGGCCAAATACAAACTGGAATACGTCTGGCTCGACGGCTACACGCCGGTGCCGAATCTCCGCAGCAAAACTCAGATCAAGGAATTTGCTGAGTTTCCGAAGCTCGAGCAGCTCCCGAACTGGGGCTTCGACGGCAGCTCGACCCGCCAGGCAGAAGGCCGCAGCTCTGACTGCGTGCTGAAGCCAGTTGCGGTGTACCCGGATGCGGCCCGCAAGAACGGTGTGCTCGTCATGTGCGAAGTCATGATGCCGGATGGCAAGACTCCGCACCCGTCGAACAGCCGTGCGACCATTCTCGATGACCCCGACACCTGGTTCGGCTTTGAGCAGGAATATTTCCTCTATCAGGACGGACGTCCCCTCGGCTTCCCGAAGGGTGGCTACCCGGCCCCGCAAGGTCCCTACTACACCGGCGTTGGCTATGCCAACGTGGGCAACGTTGCGCGCAAGATCGTCGAGGAACACCTCGAGCTGTGTCTCGCCGCCGGCATCAACCATGAAGGCATCAATGCCGAAGTGGCGTCCGGTCAGTGGGAATTCCAGATTTTCGGCAAGGGCTCGAAGAAGGCCGCCGATGACGTCTGGATGGCCCGTTACCTCCTGGTCCGCCTTTGCGAAACCTATTGCATCGACGTGGTTTTCCACTGCAAGCCGATCCGCGGCGCCTACGATGCTCCCCTCGATTGGAACGGCTCCGGCATGCACTCGAACTTCTCCACGAAGTTCATGCGCGAAGTCGGCGGCAAGGAGTACTTCGAGAAGCTCATGGCAGCGTTCTCCAAGCATTGCGCCGAGCACATCGCTGTTTACGGCCCGGACAATCACCTCCGCCTCACCGGCCTCCACGAGACCCAGTCGATCGACAAGTTCTCGTATGGTGTCGCCGACCGTGGTGCCTCGGTTCGCGTTCCGCACTCGTTCGTCAACAACGGTTATAAGGGCTACCTCGAAGACCGTCGTCCGAACTCGGCCGCCGATCCGTACCAGGTTGCCTCGCGCATCCTGAAGACGATCGCTTCGGTCGCCTAA